From one Rosa rugosa chromosome 4, drRosRugo1.1, whole genome shotgun sequence genomic stretch:
- the LOC133746458 gene encoding expansin-A9-like: MCFNSSEWCKKGAGAIRVTATNYCPPTYDEEAPWCNPPRKHFDLSMPMFLNIAEYKAGIVPVVYRRVKCRKSGGIKFVFKGNEGWLLVLVYNVGGAGQVVDVKIKGSQTGWIQMERNWGVNWQVSDDTVQKLQGQSLSFQVTTRDGRMVQSDNVAPKDWQLGKTYEGRNF; encoded by the coding sequence ATGTGTTTTAACTCTTCAGAATGGTGCAAAAAAGGTGCAGGCGCAATCCGGGTCACAGCTACCAACTACTGCCCTCCAACCTACGATGAGGAAGCTCCTTGGTGCAACCCGCCTCGCAAGCACTTTGATCTATCCATGCCTATGTTCTTGAACATTGCAGAATACAAAGCAGGAATTGTCCCGGTTGTCTATCGCCGAGTTAAGTGCCGCAAGAGTGGTGGTATCAAGTTCGTGTTTAAGGGAAATGAAGGTTGGTTGCTTGTGCTAGTGTACAATGTTGGTGGTGCTGGACAGGTTGTTGATGTGAAGATAAAGGGTTCTCAGACTGGTTGGATACAAATGGAACGTAATTGGGGCGTAAACTGGCAGGTATCGGATGATACCGTGCAGAAGTTACAGGGCCAGAGCTTGTCTTTCCAAGTTACCACAAGGGATGGTAGAATGGTGCAGTCCGACAATGTCGCCCCGAAGGATTGGCAATTGGGGAAGACATATGAGGGAAGAAACTTCTAG